A stretch of Nitrospirota bacterium DNA encodes these proteins:
- a CDS encoding type II toxin-antitoxin system HicB family antitoxin — protein MYKYEIIIYWSKEDEAFIAEVPELPGCMAHGETPEDALKNAKEAIQLWLDTAREFGDPVPEPKGRLTFA, from the coding sequence ATGTATAAGTATGAGATTATAATTTATTGGAGTAAAGAAGATGAGGCTTTTATAGCAGAGGTGCCTGAGCTTCCGGGATGTATGGCACATGGAGAGACTCCGGAAGATGCATTAAAAAATGCCAAAGAAGCAATTCAATTATGGCTTGATACAGCCAGAGAGTTTGGAGACCCTGTTCCTGAGCCAAAAGGGCGATTAACCTTTGCATAA
- a CDS encoding HNH endonuclease, whose translation MKFELEEYHRNTSDEELIADLKRVANDLEKSPTIDEYNERGTYYSTTLSRRFGGSWFKALENAGLSRTRSQLNIPEEELFQNLEEVWIKLGRQPRYDEFHKPLSKYSAGTYGYRFGTWREALEKFVAYINNEENISSEEAIQKLEIEPSTKHKTKRKINWRLRFIVMRRDNFRCKKCGGSPATDPKIVLQVDHKTAWANGGETVLENLETLCSRCNIGKSNLE comes from the coding sequence ATGAAATTTGAACTAGAAGAATATCATCGCAATACTTCAGACGAAGAACTAATCGCCGATTTAAAACGTGTAGCGAATGATTTGGAAAAAAGTCCAACAATTGACGAATATAATGAGCGTGGAACTTATTACAGCACGACATTATCGCGGCGGTTCGGCGGTAGTTGGTTTAAAGCCCTTGAAAATGCAGGTTTGAGCAGAACAAGAAGTCAACTTAACATTCCCGAAGAAGAACTTTTTCAAAATTTGGAGGAAGTTTGGATAAAGCTGGGACGACAACCACGATATGACGAATTTCACAAACCACTCTCAAAATATAGTGCCGGAACTTACGGATATCGCTTTGGTACCTGGCGAGAAGCATTAGAAAAGTTCGTCGCTTATATTAATAACGAAGAAAATATTTCATCTGAAGAAGCAATTCAAAAATTAGAAATAGAACCATCTACAAAGCACAAAACTAAACGAAAAATAAATTGGCGTCTACGTTTTATTGTGATGAGGCGGGATAATTTTAGATGTAAGAAATGCGGAGGGTCACCGGCGACCGACCCGAAAATAGTTCTTCAGGTTGACCATAAAACAGCTTGGGCAAATGGTGGCGAAACAGTACTTGAAAATTTGGAAACGCTTTGTTCAAGATGTAATATCGGTAAAAGCAATTTGGAATAA
- the tsaE gene encoding tRNA (adenosine(37)-N6)-threonylcarbamoyltransferase complex ATPase subunit type 1 TsaE: MKVVSNKEGDTKNIGRRLGKLLKSGDTVCLYGELGSGKTTFIKGIGTAIGIPEREISSSSFIIVGEHKAKDMPFYHIDLYRLENAKDIEETGIYELIGGNGIAVIEWAEKLSHVEDVIKVSIKILSKEKREILISGIDEKKLL, translated from the coding sequence TTGAAGGTCGTAAGTAATAAAGAAGGAGATACGAAAAACATCGGTAGAAGGCTTGGAAAACTTCTTAAATCAGGAGATACCGTATGCCTTTACGGAGAGTTAGGCTCTGGAAAAACAACATTCATAAAAGGCATAGGAACTGCCATTGGAATACCTGAAAGAGAGATTTCAAGCTCGAGCTTTATCATAGTAGGAGAGCATAAAGCAAAGGATATGCCCTTTTATCACATTGACCTCTACAGACTTGAAAACGCAAAAGACATAGAAGAAACAGGCATCTATGAACTCATCGGAGGAAACGGTATAGCTGTCATAGAGTGGGCAGAGAAACTCTCCCATGTAGAGGATGTAATAAAGGTATCCATAAAGATTCTTTCAAAGGAAAAAAGAGAGATTCTCATAAGCGGAATAGATGAAAAGAAACTCCTTTAG
- a CDS encoding AbrB/MazE/SpoVT family DNA-binding domain-containing protein: MKTNIVPVGNSRGIRIPKVMLKECNIEDKVEMEREGRRLIIMPVRSYPRQGWEKAFSRMHKKREDALLLDEGVEELEALEWK; the protein is encoded by the coding sequence ATGAAGACAAATATCGTGCCTGTAGGAAATTCAAGGGGCATAAGGATACCCAAGGTAATGCTTAAGGAATGCAATATTGAAGACAAAGTGGAGATGGAAAGAGAGGGGAGAAGGCTTATAATAATGCCTGTAAGGTCCTATCCGCGTCAGGGATGGGAGAAGGCTTTCAGTAGGATGCACAAAAAAAGGGAAGATGCCCTTTTGCTTGATGAAGGGGTTGAGGAGCTGGAGGCCCTTGAGTGGAAATAA
- a CDS encoding type II toxin-antitoxin system PemK/MazF family toxin, whose amino-acid sequence MEIRQYEVYLICLEPTIGHEIKKTRPCVVISPDEMNKHIQTVIIAPMTTKSHTYPSRVKTTFQGKESWVVLDQIRTVDKQRLVKKLGVLSGKAILQIKDIIREMLVD is encoded by the coding sequence GTGGAAATAAGGCAGTATGAGGTTTATCTCATCTGTCTTGAGCCAACTATCGGACATGAAATAAAGAAAACCCGTCCCTGCGTTGTGATATCTCCTGATGAGATGAACAAACATATCCAGACAGTCATCATAGCGCCAATGACAACAAAATCCCATACATACCCTTCAAGGGTGAAAACTACATTTCAGGGCAAGGAAAGCTGGGTAGTGCTTGACCAGATTAGAACGGTTGACAAACAGAGGCTGGTTAAGAAACTTGGAGTTTTAAGCGGAAAGGCGATTCTTCAGATTAAAGACATTATAAGAGAGATGCTTGTAGATTGA
- a CDS encoding AtpZ/AtpI family protein: MKEKNKEPEKPLFKQLLKASTVGLTLVISTFVGLAIGWLLDYKLFKGKTAPYLTIIFLILGIITGFKDLIRMAREGNGDNKKNP, translated from the coding sequence ATGAAAGAAAAAAATAAAGAGCCTGAAAAACCATTATTTAAACAGCTCCTTAAGGCAAGCACAGTTGGGCTTACCCTTGTCATATCCACATTCGTTGGTCTTGCGATTGGCTGGTTACTGGACTATAAGCTCTTCAAGGGTAAGACAGCACCTTATCTTACGATAATATTTCTTATCTTAGGCATAATCACAGGCTTCAAAGACCTTATAAGAATGGCAAGGGAAGGAAATGGAGATAATAAAAAGAATCCATAA
- a CDS encoding AbrB/MazE/SpoVT family DNA-binding domain-containing protein, giving the protein MATVVKISPGGQVRVPKKVMEKLKISAGDYLDFDFVEGSVVVKAKKLIDADQAWFWEKEWQEAEREAEEDIKKGRLSKVFTSAEEGIAYLRKRRKELKKAKRKSG; this is encoded by the coding sequence ATGGCTACTGTAGTAAAGATAAGTCCTGGGGGTCAGGTAAGGGTCCCAAAGAAGGTCATGGAGAAACTGAAAATCTCAGCAGGAGATTATCTGGACTTTGATTTTGTGGAAGGCAGTGTCGTTGTTAAGGCAAAAAAGCTCATAGATGCTGACCAAGCATGGTTCTGGGAAAAGGAATGGCAGGAGGCTGAAAGGGAAGCAGAAGAAGACATCAAAAAAGGCAGGCTCTCAAAGGTCTTTACATCCGCAGAGGAAGGAATTGCTTATCTAAGAAAACGACGGAAAGAGCTTAAAAAGGCAAAAAGAAAAAGCGGTTAA
- the pgeF gene encoding peptidoglycan editing factor PgeF: protein MPIDYIIYPEIFGKGVKAFFTGKSPGAHIGRIAEIASVSKDNIYFPKQLHTGKVIELKMDMTPQVADAVITGRKDVLIGIQTADCVPILIYSRDSNLIAAVHAGWRGTVKGILKKTLRKMLNSSKSDNILMAIGPAIRGCCYKVGLDVLQAVIKETGKGDYYTQRNGANRLDLSYANMYQAMSMGISKENIWMSDECTYCSSERFYSYRKTKGTTGRQGGFIGIRS, encoded by the coding sequence ATGCCGATTGACTATATCATATATCCTGAGATATTTGGTAAAGGTGTTAAGGCATTCTTTACAGGCAAATCCCCGGGTGCCCATATAGGAAGGATTGCCGAGATTGCCTCTGTCAGCAAAGATAATATTTATTTTCCAAAACAACTCCACACAGGCAAAGTAATTGAGCTAAAGATGGATATGACACCACAGGTAGCCGATGCAGTAATAACAGGAAGAAAAGATGTGCTTATTGGCATTCAGACCGCAGACTGTGTGCCAATACTCATCTATAGTAGAGACAGTAATCTAATTGCAGCTGTTCATGCAGGCTGGAGAGGAACTGTAAAGGGCATACTAAAGAAAACCCTGAGGAAGATGCTTAATTCCTCTAAATCCGACAATATCCTCATGGCAATTGGCCCTGCCATAAGAGGGTGCTGTTATAAGGTTGGATTGGATGTCCTTCAAGCCGTCATAAAGGAAACAGGTAAGGGAGACTATTATACTCAGAGAAATGGTGCGAATCGTCTTGATTTATCATATGCTAATATGTATCAGGCAATGTCTATGGGAATCTCTAAGGAAAACATCTGGATGTCCGATGAGTGCACATATTGCTCATCCGAAAGGTTTTACTCTTATAGAAAGACCAAAGGCACTACGGGAAGACAGGGCGGATTTATAGGGATTCGGAGTTGA
- a CDS encoding type II toxin-antitoxin system HicA family toxin has product MSKHEKLLLKILRGTADANIHFDELCDLLKNLGFEMRVRGDINV; this is encoded by the coding sequence ATGAGCAAACATGAAAAGCTTCTGCTTAAAATTCTGCGTGGAACTGCCGATGCAAATATTCATTTTGATGAGCTCTGCGATTTGCTGAAAAACCTTGGATTTGAAATGCGGGTTAGAGGAGATATTAATGTATAA
- a CDS encoding threonine ammonia-lyase, with protein sequence MLTLSDIKSASQAIKPYIYKTPLIYSDSLSKRLGADVYLKCENLQRTGSFKVRGAFNKIIGIAKGAKKTLKGVITASMGNHAQGVAYAASTVGVKAKVVMPKGVSIVKEEAVRSYGAEVVLYGENLKDALSYANAQKDYTFIHPYDDEDIISGQGSIGIEISDEMDNIDFALVPVGGGGLISGVAVALKSILPHTLVIGIQTESATSALSSFRKKKLIESVPLPTLADGIAVGRVGKLPLKIMQRFVDDMVFVHEGSIAKAILLFLERKKLVVEGAGAVPLAYCLEDGNRFKGKRIVLLISGGNIDFTLIDRIIHRGLIESRRIGIFEVVISDTPGSLHAVTGIISAERGNILNVIHNRLSGDIPIGKTKVQFTVELKNKEHLDKIISALKSKGISAVEI encoded by the coding sequence ATGCTAACACTGTCCGATATTAAATCCGCCAGTCAAGCCATAAAGCCTTATATATATAAGACCCCACTTATATACTCGGATTCCTTAAGCAAAAGGCTTGGCGCAGATGTTTATCTTAAATGTGAAAACCTCCAGAGAACAGGCTCTTTTAAGGTAAGGGGTGCATTCAATAAGATTATAGGAATTGCAAAGGGTGCAAAAAAAACACTGAAGGGTGTTATAACTGCCTCTATGGGAAACCATGCACAGGGTGTTGCTTATGCGGCATCTACAGTCGGAGTCAAAGCAAAGGTAGTTATGCCAAAAGGTGTATCCATCGTAAAGGAAGAGGCTGTAAGGTCATACGGTGCAGAGGTCGTTCTTTATGGAGAAAACCTTAAAGATGCCCTTAGTTATGCAAATGCACAAAAAGACTACACCTTCATTCATCCCTATGATGACGAAGATATAATCTCAGGTCAGGGAAGTATTGGCATAGAGATATCGGATGAGATGGATAACATAGATTTTGCGTTAGTGCCAGTAGGAGGAGGAGGACTCATCTCAGGGGTTGCAGTAGCCCTCAAGTCCATTTTGCCTCACACATTGGTTATAGGCATTCAAACAGAGTCCGCAACATCTGCACTAAGCTCATTCAGGAAAAAGAAACTCATAGAGAGTGTTCCTCTTCCAACATTGGCAGATGGAATAGCAGTAGGAAGGGTAGGAAAACTACCGCTTAAGATTATGCAGAGGTTTGTAGATGACATGGTCTTTGTCCATGAGGGCTCGATAGCAAAGGCAATACTTCTTTTCCTTGAAAGAAAAAAGCTCGTTGTCGAAGGAGCAGGTGCGGTGCCACTTGCCTACTGTCTCGAAGATGGCAACAGGTTTAAGGGGAAACGCATCGTCTTACTTATAAGCGGAGGTAATATAGATTTTACACTTATAGACAGGATAATCCATAGAGGGCTTATCGAAAGCAGAAGAATCGGGATTTTCGAGGTAGTTATCAGCGACACACCCGGCTCTCTTCATGCAGTTACAGGCATTATCTCAGCAGAAAGAGGCAATATCCTGAATGTCATTCATAACAGGCTTTCAGGAGATATCCCTATTGGAAAGACAAAGGTTCAGTTCACAGTAGAGCTTAAAAACAAAGAGCATCTCGATAAGATTATATCTGCCCTTAAATCAAAAGGGATAAGTGCAGTTGAAATTTGA
- a CDS encoding glucose-6-phosphate isomerase gives MMITLNIGNMMSEIMGEKGLSERQIEDIKDRALSAHKEIISRERAGLGFIDLIDEDTSRSIGIKKLSTKITESSDAFLILGIGGSALGPKCILEALSPMHNLRKTPRVFIYDNVDPITLHNILSVIDLKKTTVNVITKSGSTSETMASFMILFEKLKGYEKNFIATTDPEKGSLKKIASKKGFETLHIPHQVGGRYSVLSPVGLLLTEVISAGSSDELLRGAREMKDRCSTHELWENPAYLFGVLLYLMDKVKGRRINVLMPYSDRLKNVSEWFSQLWAESLGKQGIGLTPYPSLGVTDQHSQLQLWMQGPEDKVIIFIKVLEHGKDIRIPNIFKDTETGYLGGKSLSLLMNAEEESTELCLQKAGKPNMTLTLPAINAYYLGQLFYFFEIATTFTGLLYGINPFDQPAVEEGKNFTYGMMGKKGFETKKKEVEAQRQRKSCWEV, from the coding sequence ATGATGATAACTCTTAATATTGGCAATATGATGTCTGAGATTATGGGTGAAAAAGGATTATCCGAAAGACAAATAGAGGATATAAAAGACAGAGCCCTTTCTGCTCATAAAGAGATAATCTCGAGGGAAAGGGCGGGTCTTGGATTTATCGACCTTATAGATGAGGACACATCTCGAAGTATCGGGATTAAAAAGCTTTCTACTAAGATTACAGAGTCCTCCGATGCCTTCCTCATTTTAGGTATAGGTGGCTCTGCATTAGGTCCAAAATGCATCCTCGAGGCATTAAGTCCAATGCATAACCTCAGGAAAACCCCAAGGGTTTTTATTTACGATAATGTAGACCCAATAACGCTTCATAACATCCTGTCGGTTATAGACCTTAAAAAAACCACAGTGAATGTCATAACCAAGTCTGGCTCGACCTCTGAGACAATGGCATCTTTCATGATTCTTTTTGAAAAACTAAAAGGCTATGAGAAAAACTTTATAGCAACCACAGACCCTGAGAAAGGAAGCCTGAAAAAGATAGCATCTAAGAAGGGGTTCGAGACCCTTCATATCCCTCATCAAGTTGGCGGAAGGTATTCTGTTTTAAGCCCTGTTGGTTTGCTCCTCACAGAGGTCATTTCAGCAGGCTCATCGGATGAGCTTCTAAGAGGTGCAAGGGAGATGAAGGACAGATGCTCCACCCATGAGTTATGGGAAAACCCTGCCTATTTATTTGGTGTTTTGCTTTATCTCATGGACAAGGTTAAAGGCAGAAGGATAAATGTCCTCATGCCTTATTCGGACAGGCTCAAGAATGTTTCCGAATGGTTTTCACAGCTCTGGGCAGAAAGCCTTGGAAAGCAGGGCATCGGACTTACCCCTTATCCATCTTTAGGTGTAACTGACCAGCACTCACAGCTTCAGCTATGGATGCAAGGACCAGAGGACAAGGTCATCATATTCATAAAGGTCTTAGAGCATGGTAAAGACATAAGGATTCCCAATATCTTCAAGGACACTGAAACAGGCTATCTCGGAGGTAAAAGCCTATCTCTGCTTATGAATGCAGAAGAGGAATCCACAGAGCTCTGCCTTCAAAAGGCAGGAAAGCCGAATATGACACTCACACTTCCTGCCATAAATGCCTATTACTTAGGACAGCTTTTTTATTTCTTTGAGATTGCCACTACATTTACAGGTCTCCTTTATGGCATAAACCCCTTTGACCAGCCTGCTGTCGAGGAGGGTAAAAACTTCACTTACGGCATGATGGGAAAAAAGGGGTTTGAAACAAAAAAGAAAGAGGTCGAGGCTCAAAGACAGAGAAAGTCTTGCTGGGAGGTCTAA
- a CDS encoding cupin domain-containing protein — protein sequence MEVLDLKKLIKFYPDRIFREMLSDKPEMRIALMCLEKGQRLEPHKAPLRLLMYCVSGKGTFIVGDETIEAEEKTCILCEPMVHHGFMADKGERLVVMAVVTPVEES from the coding sequence ATGGAAGTCCTTGACCTCAAAAAACTGATTAAGTTTTATCCTGACAGGATTTTTCGGGAGATGCTTTCAGATAAGCCTGAGATGCGGATTGCCCTTATGTGTTTGGAAAAAGGGCAGAGGCTTGAGCCTCATAAAGCACCTTTAAGGCTGCTTATGTACTGCGTTAGCGGAAAAGGGACATTTATTGTAGGAGATGAGACAATTGAGGCTGAGGAGAAGACCTGCATACTCTGTGAGCCAATGGTGCATCATGGCTTTATGGCAGACAAGGGTGAGAGGCTTGTTGTCATGGCAGTGGTAACGCCTGTTGAGGAATCATAG
- a CDS encoding ATP synthase subunit I, which produces MEIIKRIHKQVVIVVFFVAIGSLLIEPKKLPLSIILGGLLGILNLKVLSWGIESLLHTQKATTKLIFLTIIRLSILASVITSLAILRLINLFGILIGFSIVFAILLKEGLRISKEQ; this is translated from the coding sequence ATGGAGATAATAAAAAGAATCCATAAGCAGGTAGTCATTGTGGTTTTTTTCGTTGCAATAGGCTCTTTACTGATAGAGCCAAAGAAACTTCCTTTAAGCATAATCTTAGGAGGGCTTTTAGGGATTTTAAACCTCAAGGTGCTTTCGTGGGGTATAGAAAGCCTTCTACATACTCAAAAGGCAACAACAAAGCTCATATTCCTGACTATCATCAGGCTGAGTATCCTTGCCTCTGTTATCACTTCGCTTGCAATATTAAGGCTCATAAACCTTTTTGGAATACTTATCGGATTTAGCATCGTGTTTGCAATTCTTCTTAAAGAGGGACTTAGAATCTCAAAAGAGCAATAA
- a CDS encoding cytotoxin, with product MRKYILTRRFEKSLTDLPADIARLFEKKLGLFLEDIFHPSFRAKKIAGTKNPDIWEASLTMDYRFTFQIDKDGVLIFRNIGKHSILERKKV from the coding sequence ATGCGTAAATACATACTTACTCGTCGCTTCGAGAAATCACTAACTGACCTGCCTGCTGATATTGCCCGACTCTTTGAAAAGAAATTAGGATTGTTCCTTGAAGACATATTTCATCCATCTTTCAGGGCAAAGAAAATAGCAGGTACCAAAAACCCTGATATATGGGAGGCATCGTTGACAATGGATTATCGTTTTACTTTTCAGATAGATAAGGACGGAGTGCTCATCTTTAGGAACATAGGCAAGCACTCTATTTTAGAGAGAAAGAAGGTTTAA